In Torulaspora globosa chromosome 1, complete sequence, a genomic segment contains:
- the BUD17 gene encoding putative pyridoxal kinase BUD17 (ancestral locus Anc_6.334), whose protein sequence is MTRSKEPRAFDPFSKREKRTRRVLSVQSHVIHGYVGNKAATFPLQYRGWDVDGLNTVQFSNHPGYGRFTGFRSQPNEIYEIMQKGLLEGLQMEYDAILTGYLPSVESLQITAKVVGALCRREPHINWILDPVLGDNGKLYVAEENVPAYKQILRENDVYVVTPNQFEMETLSGVKIDSLQSLRLSFELFHEAYPRVEKIVVTSLEFPSSADIGEQYIYCACFDTHPASNAMSYFKIHKLDAQFSGSGDLFNALLLDCIVPAQKEDAAALPTVLRKVLLLVDKILRRTLELSVAEDAPSQQSRVIKDLKLIQCAELLHPDRRFEDFEAAARITESILD, encoded by the coding sequence ATGACTAGATCCAAGGAACCAAGGGCTTTCGATCCGTTCTCGAAGCGTGAGAAACGAACCAGGAGAGTGCTATCGGTGCAATCGCATGTTATACATGGTTATGTGGGAAATAAAGCAGCGACTTTCCCGCTGCAATACAGAGGCTGGGACGTAGACGGTCTCAACACAGTTCAGTTCTCAAACCACCCCGGCTATGGCCGTTTCACTGGCTTCAGATCCCAGCCCAACGAAATCTACGAGATTATGCAGAAAGGCCTTCTCGAGGGCCTGCAGATGGAATATGACGCCATCCTGACGGGCTATTTACCGAGCGTCGAAAGCCTGCAGATCACAGCGAAGGTAGTGGGCGCTCTATGCCGCAGGGAGCCCCACATCAACTGGATTTTGGACCCTGTACTGGGCGACAACGGCAAACTGTACGTTGCAGAAGAGAATGTGCCCGCCTACAAGCAAATTCTGCGGGAGAACGACGTATATGTTGTTACGCCAAACCAGTTCGAGATGGAGACCCTATCGGGCGTGAAAATCGACTCTCTGCAGTCTCTCCGGCTCAGCTTTGAGCTATTTCATGAGGCATACCCACGAGTCGAGAAGATCGTCGTGACAAGCCTCGAATTCCCTTCCAGCGCCGACATCGGCGAGCAGTACATCTACTGCGCTTGTTTCGACACGCATCCGGCGTCcaatgcgatgagctactTCAAAATCCATAAACTAGATGCCCAGTTTAGCGGAAGCGGTGACCTCTTCAATGCGCTACTGCTCGATTGCATAGTCCCGGCCCAGAAGGAGGACGCTGCTGCGCTCCCCACCGTGCTACGTAAGGTCCTGTTGCTGGTCGACAAGATTTTACGTCGCACTCTTGAGCTATCGGTCGCTGAGGATGCCCCCAGCCAGCAGTCTAGGGTCATCAAGGATCTGAAGTTGATTCAATGTGCAGAATTACTGCATCCAGACCGCCGTTTCGAGGACTTCGAAGCCGCAGCAAGGATTACTGAAAGTATACTAGATTGA
- the ATG15 gene encoding triglyceride lipase ATG15 (ancestral locus Anc_6.335), which translates to MEKGVSRRGKRLDVLLGILSVLLAGGFCFWMLIDGSSGLSHILDVDRGVGSKQELNRVPSSKFKLKQLYRHGVGNKCEWLQKLDVDAEFLERAGLLYRRQMKINERTSDEPLWTADRRFLTDNPFSYEFEIRSDLLQMKRMSDRSPDFLEGYLDFAMDSPSLAAKVAIDWIDDEVVVPNVTDKDTIISLALMSSNAYVKIPHTGDWRNISSPWNKSQSDGFGWDDDGLRGHVFVNEEANIVILSFKGTSAQGLPGYGVDETTANDKINDNLLFSCCCARVSYLWTTVCDCYTKSYTCDEACLEKELRKKDYYYAATMNMYKQVYKEYPNATIWTTGHSLGGALAALLGRTYGLPAVAFEAPGELLAAKRLHLPFPPGLPSYLEGIWHIGHTADPIYMGTCNGASSTCSIAGYAMETSCHSGRVCVYDVVNDKGWHVNMLNHRIHTVIDGILNEYEEVAQCIEPEPCVDCYNWQYVPGRGARPGTTMVSKTTSSKTASQTAKPTSSCLERNWFGVCTRYG; encoded by the coding sequence atggaAAAGGGTGTCTCTCGCAGAGGCAAGCGTTTAGATGTGCTACTAGGCATCCTTTCGGTGCTGCTAGCGGGGGGTTTCTGCTTTTGGATGCTCATAGATGGATCTTCCGGGCTGTCTCATATACTTGACGTTGATAGAGGCGTTGGAAGCAAGCAGGAACTTAACAGGGTGCCCTCTTCGAAGTTCAAGTTGAAACAGCTGTACAGACATGGGGTGGGAAATAAGTGCGAGTGGCTACAGAAGCTGGATGTTGATGCTGAGTTTTTAGAGCGAGCTGGCCTCCTCTACCGGCGTCAGATGAAGATTAATGAGAGAACAAGCGACGAACCCTTGTGGACCGCAGACCGCAGATTTCTCACGGATAACCCCTTTTCCTATGAGTTCGAGATCAGGAGCGACCTCCTGCAGATGAAAAGGATGTCCGACCGCAGTCCTGACTTCCTGGAAGGCTATCTGGATTTTGCGATGGATTCGCCGTCACTAGCTGCGAAAGTTGCCATCGATtggatcgatgatgaagttgTTGTACCAAACGTTACCGATAAAGACACAATTATATCGCTAGCGTTGATGTCGTCGAACGCTTACGTCAAGATTCCGCACACCGGCGACTGGCGGAATATCTCCTCGCCCTGGAACAAGTCGCAGTCTGACGGTTTTGGCTGGGACGATGATGGGCTGCGGGGCCACGTATTTGTCAATGAGGAGGCTAACATCGTTATTCTGTCATTCAAGGGAACAAGCGCGCAAGGTCTGCCAGGGTATGGAGTCGATGAGACGACGGCCAACGATAAAATCAACGATAACCTATTATTTTCTTGCTGCTGTGCGAGAGTGAGCTATCTATGGACCACTGTGTGTGATTGCTACACCAAATCTTACACCTGTGACGAAGCTTGCTTGGAGAAGGaactgaggaagaaggaCTACTATTACGCAGCTACGATGAACATGTACAAGCAAGTTTATAAGGAATACCCGAACGCTACCATTTGGACAACAGGTCACTCACTTGGCGGTGCGCTGGCAGCCCTGCTTGGTCGCACGTACGGCTTACCTGCGGTCGCTTTCGAAGCGCCCGGTGAGCTTCTAGCTGCGAAACGATTACATTTACCCTTTCCGCCAGGACTGCCATCCTATTTGGAAGGAATATGGCATATCGGTCATACTGCAGATCCAATCTACATGGGAACTTGCAATGGAGCAAGTTCTACTTGCTCCATTGCCGGATATGCTATGGAAACTTCTTGCCATAGCGGTCGGGTATGCGTTTATGATGTCGTCAACGACAAAGGGTGGCATGTGAACATGCTCAACCATCGGATTCACACTGTCATCGACGGTATTCTGAACGAGTACGAAGAAGTGGCCCAATGCATCGAACCAGAGCCTTGCGTAGATTGCTACAATTGGCAATATGTCCCAGGGAGAGGAGCTCGGCCCGGCACCACAATGGTCTCCAAGACGACCTCCAGTAAAACTGCCAGTCAGACTGCCAAACCGACATCGTCCTGTCTGGAGCGCAACTGGTTCGGCGTCTGCACAAGATACGGCTAG
- a CDS encoding peptidylprolyl isomerase (ancestral locus Anc_6.336), translated as MLSSMWLKSTILLLLGCILVCVRAAPGAVDAAKRVSWKDMDFDKVYAPNPPVTHRVLITIGYFDAEENKEQEHEISIDLYGTVTPKTVQNFVTLCRGVKFKFHNAADPEEAHSFSFKESKLHKIIANKLIQGGDVFDNSAALSIYGPYWDDENFDLKHDRPGRLSMANTGPNTQGSEFFIVTQLEPASEFDSKNVVFGQVVAGMDDLVDKIQYVETDAEGKPAHDVVLKYILVDELKLSNKDELHAAYLKKLEEFQKGDLSKGVSMGTTMALGAKEEEALDEIKFNNLHHPLFKVLIGMSILSGLYVLAKFRKRNFSKSSNIVSLRRE; from the coding sequence ATGCTATCCTCGATGTGGTTGAAATCTACTATCCTGCTTCTTTTGGGCTGCATCCTCGTTTGTGTGAGGGCAGCACCGGGTGCTGTCGATGCTGCTAAAAGAGTCTCCTGGAAGGACATGGATTTTGACAAGGTTTATGCTCCTAATCCACCAGTCACTCACCGTGTGCTGATTACTATTGGTTACTTTGACGCAGAGGAAAACAAGGAGCAGGAACATGAGATTAGCATTGACCTGTACGGAACTGTGACACCCAAGACGGTGCAAAACTTTGTAACGCTGTGCAGAGGcgtcaagttcaagttcCACAACGCTGCGGATCCTGAGGAGGCTCactccttctccttcaagGAGAGTAAGCTTCACAAGATAATAGCGAACAAGTTGATCCAAGGTGGTGATGTGTTCGACAATTCCGCAGCACTGTCGATCTATGGTCCTTACTGGGACGACGAAAACTTTGATTTGAAGCACGATAGACCAGGCAGGCTCTCTATGGCTAACACTGGACCCAACACGCAAGGCTCAGAGTTCTTTATTGTGACCCAATTGGAACCTGCAAGCGAATTCGACTCCAAAAATGTAGTCTTTGGCCAGGTCGTAGCTGGAATGGATGACCTGGTGGATAAGATTCAGTACGTGGAGACGGACGCGGAGGGCAAGCCCGCACACGACGTGGTGCTCAAGTACATATTGGTCGACGAACTGAAGTTGAGCAACAAGGATGAACTACATGCTGCctacttgaagaagctggaggagTTCCAGAAAGGTGATCTTTCGAAGGGCGTTTCCATGGGAACAACAATGGCACTTGGAGCcaaggaagaggaagccTTAGACGAGATTAAGTTCAACAATTTACATCACCCCTTATTCAAAGTGCTCATTGGCATGAGCATTCTATCTGGCCTATACGTGCTTGCCAAGTTcagaaagagaaacttTTCGAAGTCCTCTAACATCGTTTCCTTGAGACGTGAATAG
- the ZNG1 gene encoding GTP-dependent zinc transferase (ancestral locus Anc_6.337) translates to MAALKDLRFNEDEDGELPELLTGQEDDLQQILSRVRTDGGVNIVSEDKISRSNLQGGVEGLGKRGKIPVTIITGYLGSGKSTLLEMIALKGSDRKIAVILNEFGQSSEIEKAMTIRNGGASYEEWLDLGNGCLCCSLQNVGVKAIENMIERSPGRIDYILLETSGIADPAPISKMFWQDEGLNSNVYIDGIVTVLDCEHIARCLDDKPESEWHGSTVVLEDNLTIAHYQIAMADRIVMNKFDKVEGDLERITELEERVRGINAEAPLFYAKFGDLPLDQILDLHAFDATGFTNSSLAQQRATVHDPRMTTVTVNFRYLKDEQEFDRFLKDFLQTLLWRSFGASREDGRSSLGTKMDWEIQRTKALILIGNQRNAQAKVIQGVRDTYDVLPGTFSPEMAGCKVVLIGKYLDQERIADLLNEVLA, encoded by the coding sequence ATGGCGGCGTTGAAGGACCTGAGATTCaacgaggatgaagatggtGAGCTACCGGAGCTGCTGACTGGCCAGGAAGACGATTTGCAACAGATTCTGAGCCGTGTGAGGACCGATGGAGGCGTGAACATTGTCAGCGAGGATAAGATAAGCAGGTCGAACCTGCAGGGTGGAGTAGAAGGGTTGGGAAAGCGTGGGAAGATCCCAGTTACGATAATTACAGGCTACTTGGGGTCCGGGAAGTCTACTCTGTTGGAAATGATCGCTTTGAAGGGCAGCGACAGGAAAATCGCTGTTATCCTCAATGAGTTTGGACAGTCGAGCGAGATTGAGAAGGCAATGACCATTCGGAACGGCGGTGCGTCGTACGAGGAGTGGTTGGACCTCGGTAACGGCTGTTTATGCTGCTCTCTGCAGAACGTAGGCGTCAAGGCAATCGAGAACATGATCGAGAGATCGCCGGGCAGGATCGACTACATTCTGTTGGAGACCTCCGGTATAGCTGATCCAGCGCcgatttcaaagatgttTTGGCAGGACGAAGGGCTGAACAGCAACGTGTATATCGATGGTATTGTTACCGTGTTGGACTGCGAGCATATCGCCCGATGTCTGGATGACAAACCTGAGTCTGAGTGGCACGGAAGCACCGTTGTCCTGGAGGATAATTTGACGATTGCCCATTACCAAATCGCAATGGCCGATAGAATTGTCATGAACAAGTTCGACAAGGTCGAGGGGGACTTGGAGCGGATAACAGAGCTTGAGGAGCGGGTTCGAGGTATAAACGCAGAAGCACCGCTCTTCTATGCGAAATTTGGGGACCTGCCATTGGATCAAATCCTAGATCTTCATGCCTTTGATGCAACGGGTTTTACGAACTCAAGTCTGGCGCAGCAAAGAGCGACCGTGCATGACCCACGGATGACCACTGTCACGGTGAACTTCAGGTACTTAAAAGATGAGCAGGAATTCGATCGATTCCTCAAGGACTTCTTGCAGACTCTCTTATGGAGGTCATTTGGCGCTTCGCGGGAGGACGGCAGAAGCAGTCTGGGAACCAAGATGGACTGGGAGATCCAGCGAACAAAGGCTCTGATATTAATTGGAAATCAACGTAATGCCCAAGCTAAGGTGATACAAGGAGTGCGGGATACTTATGATGTCTTGCCGGGCACTTTCTCGCCAGAAATGGCTGGATGCAAGGTAGTACTTATTGGCAAGTACCTTGACCAGGAGAGGATAGCGGATTTGCTTAACGAAGTACTAGCATAA
- the ALG12 gene encoding dolichyl-P-Man:Man(7)GlcNAc(2)-PP-dolichol alpha-1,6-mannosyltransferase (ancestral locus Anc_6.338), whose protein sequence is MQWSYVDSALLVVVSVYLFKAPFTKVEESFTIQAIHDILNYGIFGLESYDHFQFPGAVPRSFVGPLIIAALTKICTVISSCLPGNSSEPTQLGIQTLARAMIGLTNAFSLIYVKNSAQRLFDLAAKKREDDEARRREQSKSVSIREPDANLSTVGTWFLVFVMTGFHLMYYASRPLPNFVLTLPLINVATAWVLQSRYQWSILLFALTSAVFRSEVAAMGSGIGLLSVVYGKISLLKAIKFGFMGLVLGMGVSLTVDSYFWQVWCIPEVDAFIFNVLKGNATNWGTEPFFAYFTHYLRMLFVPPTILLLNLLGFRMAPTELKIVSLSALFHILIMSLQPHKEWRFIVYALPPIILLGSTAAAYVWENIDINSVRNMLFVCLLPLSPLLSLAISSAFLYVSSLNYPGGEAVAKFNDMIVASNITNSTVHLSVPVCMTGATLFGELDHSVYGIRYDRSEKVSELEELWPSFDYLITTEPHPSLIPFSESPAERWEMIQSTTMFSGVNSTFISNIWSEDKNLIGVLKDSLDMPTSIVSQLSQLLDNVVMREPIFFTYKRIKAEPEQ, encoded by the coding sequence ATGCAATGGTCGTACGTTGATTCAGCACTTCTCGTGGTGGTTTCCGTGTATCTGTTCAAGGCACCGTTTACCAAGgtggaagaaagcttcaCAATCCAGGCGATCCATGATATCCTGAACTATGGCATATTTGGTCTGGAAAGTTACGACCACTTCCAGTTTCCTGGAGCAGTTCCGAGATCGTTTGTTGGTCCATTGATCATCGCAGCGTTGACCAAAATCTGTACGGTGATCTCGTCGTGTCTTCCTGGCAACTCCAGTGAACCGACTCAACTTGGAATCCAGACGCTTGCCAGGGCTATGATAGGGCTGACGAATGCCTTTTCGTTGATATACGTGAAGAACAGCGCTCAGAGGTTATTCGACCTTGCGGCCAAGAAACGAGAAGATGACGaggcaagaagaagggaGCAGAGCAAGTCAGTTAGCATACGAGAGCCTGATGCTAATCTGTCGACTGTGGGAACGTGGTTCTTGGTCTTTGTCATGACAGGGTTTCATCTGATGTACTACGCATCGAGACCTCTGCCCAACTTTGTTCTCACGTTGCCTCTGATAAATGTTGCTACAGCATGGGTGCTGCAGTCACGGTATCAGTGGTCAATTCTGCTATTCGCTCTTACTTCTGCAGTATTCAGGTCGGAAGTGGCAGCAATGGGCAGCGGCATCGGCCTGCTTTCTGTTGTGTATGGGAAGATCTCGCTGCTGAAAGCGATTAAATTCGGATTCATGGGACTCGTATTGGGCATGGGAGTTAGTTTAACTGTCGACTCGTATTTCTGGCAGGTGTGGTGCATTCCTGAGGTTGATGCCTTCATCTTTAATGTACTGAAAGGGAACGCTACAAATTGGGGTACTGAGCCATTCTTTGCCTACTTCACGCACTACTTGAGGATGCTTTTCGTCCCACCAACCAtactgctgctgaacctACTTGGATTCAGAATGGCTCCAACGGAATTAAAGATCGTCAGCCTAAGTGCGTTGTTCCACATCTTGATTATGTCGCTACAACCGCACAAAGAATGGAGATTCATCGTTTACGCATTACCGCCAATCATCCTTCTCGGGAGTACTGCGGCAGCCTATGTCTGGGAGAACATCGACATCAACAGCGTGAGGAACATGCTGTTTGTGTGCCTTCTACCATTGTCCCCACTGCTTTCTTTGGCGATATCTTCCGCATTCCTATACGTATCGAGCCTAAACTATCCCGGGGGCGAAGCCGTAGCCAAGTTCAACGACATGATAGTGGCTAGCAACATCACCAACAGCACCGTTCATCTAAGCGTTCCAGTTTGTATGACCGGCGCAACCTTGTTCGGCGAGCTAGATCATAGCGTCTACGGAATTCGTTACGACAGATCTGAGAAAGTCAGCgagctggaagaattgTGGCCATCGTTCGACTATTTAATCACAACTGAGCCTCACCCAAGCTTGATCCCATTCTCTGAGTCGCCTGCCGAAAGATGGGAGATGATCCAGAGCACCACGATGTTCAGCGGAGTGAACAGCACTTTTATCAGCAACATCTGGTCAGAAGACAAGAATTTGATCGGAGTCCTCAAGGACTCCTTAGACATGCCTACCAGCATCGTTAGCCAGTTGTCGCAGCTGCTTGACAACGTTGTCATGCGTGAACCTATCTTCTTTACCTACAAGAGAATCAAAGCCGAACCAGAACAATAA
- the IMG2 gene encoding mitochondrial 54S ribosomal protein mL49 (ancestral locus Anc_6.339) translates to MLRTCGRSWPFFGSSFSRSFARLQSTVESTQSAGEAAESSFSVFPRIQDVKPEELLGSEAFGRGKYYVARSATGNLPVYTDYKAGGNKLVTEIRKISGDIIQLRNDLQAELPQIPKEAWRVVMQSKKIVIKGDAASSVKEVLQRKF, encoded by the coding sequence ATGCTCAGAACATGTGGCAGGTCTTGGCCTTTTTTTGGCAGCTCATTTTCGAGGAGTTTTGCCAGATTGCAATCAACAGTTGAATCCACACAATCAGCAGGTGAGGCAGCAGAGAGTTCGTTTAGTGTGTTTCCACGTATCCAAGATGTCAAGCCTGAGGAGCTCTTGGGCAGCGAAGCGTTCGGCAGGGGCAAATACTACGTTGCGAGGAGTGCGACAGGGAATCTGCCGGTCTACACTGACTACAAGGCTGGTGGAAACAAACTGGTGACAGAAATACGGAAGATAAGTGGCGATATAATACAGCTAAGAAACGATCTGCAGGCGGAGCTTCCGCAGATCCCCAAAGAGGCATGGAGAGTGGTCATGCAATCGAAGAAAATAGTCATCAAAGGCGATGCAGCCTCTAGTGTCAAAGAGGTGCTGCAAAGGAAGTTCTGA
- the RSA4 gene encoding Rsa4p (ancestral locus Anc_6.340), which produces MATLLPPPTKKQKKEAKEPREVDIVPSNLPNVSIRFEALDTGEAVGGALRVPGGISEKQLEELLNQLNGTSDDPVPYTFSCTVPGKRKGDPLQTIDITDNIYSSLLKPGYNTTEDQVTLIYTPKAVFKVRPITRSSSAIAGHGATILCSQFAPHTSSRMVTGAGDNTARIWDCDTQTPLATLQGHHNWVLCVAWSPDGETIATGSMDCTVRLWEPKAGQPVGDALRGHQKWITSLAWEPFHLVKPGERPRLASASKDGTIKIWDTVRRLCVYTLSGHTNSVSCIKWGGQGLLYSGSHDKTVRVWDMSAGGKCVNILKSHAHWVNHLSLSTEYALRVGPFDHTGAKAESELTARKKAQENYDKIANRNGKAQELIVTASDDFTMFLWDPTKSGKPLARLTGHQKLVNHVAFSPDGRFIVSASFDNSIKLWDGRNGNFLSTFRGHVASVYQVAWSSDCRLLVSCSKDTTLKVWDVRTRKLSVDLPGHNDEVYTVDWSIDGKRVCSGGKDKLVRLWTH; this is translated from the coding sequence ATGGCGACGTTGCTACCACCACCAACaaaaaagcagaagaaagaagcgAAAGAGCCTCGAGAAGTAGACATTGTGCCTTCGAATCTGCCGAATGTCTCTATAAGGTTCGAAGCTCTAGATACTGGTGAAGCGGTGGGTGGAGCACTGAGAGTTCCTGGTGGTATCTCTGAgaagcaattggaagaactgCTCAATCAGTTGAATGGAACATCAGATGATCCAGTTCCGTACACTTTCAGCTGCACTGTTCCTGGTAAAAGGAAAGGCGATCCTCTGCAGACGATAGATATAACCGACAACATATATTCTTCGCTACTGAAGCCAGGTTACAATACTACTGAAGACCAGGTAACGCTGATATACACCCCCAAGGCTGTGTTCAAAGTCAGACCAATTACCAGAAGTTCGTCAGCAATTGCAGGTCACGGAGCGACCATTCTGTGTTCGCAATTCGCACCACATACAAGCTCCAGGATGGTCACCGGTGCTGGTGACAACACTGCTCGTATATGGGACTGTGATACTCAGACACCTCTGGCGACTTTGCAGGGTCACCACAACTGGGTCCTCTGCGTTGCATGGTCGCCTGACGGAGAAACAATAGCGACTGGGTCCATGGATTGCACCGTGAGACTGTGGGAGCCGAAAGCTGGTCAGCCGGTTGGTGATGCTTTGAGGGGACATCAGAAATGGATCACCTCTCTGGCATGGGAGCCTTTCCATCTTGTCAAACCGGGCGAGAGGCCAAGACTTGCCAGCGCATCGAAGGACGGTACCATAAAAATATGGGATACGGTCAGGCGGCTCTGCGTTTACACTTTGAGCGGGCACACGAACTCTGTCTCGTGCATCAAATGGGGAGGCCAGGGCTTGCTTTACTCGGGATCACACGATAAGACCGTCAGGGTGTGGGATATGAGCGCCGGAGGGAAATGTGTCAACATTCTGAAGTCGCACGCTCATTGGGTCAACCATCTGTCTCTTTCGACAGAATACGCACTGAGGGTGGGGCCATTCGACCACACGGGCGCCAAGGCAGAGAGCGAGCTGACCGCCAGAAAGAAAGCGCAGGAGAACTACGACAAGATCGCCAATCGAAACGGGAAAGCACAGGAACTGATCGTCACTGCCAGCGACGACTTCACCATGTTTCTGTGGGACCCAACCAAGTCCGGCAAGCCTCTGGCAAGACTCACCGGCCATCAGAAACTGGTCAACCACGTCGCCTTCAGCCCCGACGGCAGATTCATCGTCTCCGCGTCGTTTGATAACTCCATCAAGCTCTGGGACGGCAGAAACGGTAACTTTCTCTCGACCTTCAGAGGCCACGTCGCCAGCGTCTACCAAGTAGCATGGTCCTCCGACTGCAGGTTACTGGTATCGTGCTCCAAGGACACAACTCTGAAGGTTTGGGACGTCAGAACAAGGAAGCTGTCAGTGGACTTGCCGGGACACAACGACGAGGTCTACACCGTCGACTGGAGTATCGATGGAAAGCGCGTGTGCAGCGGGGGCAAGGACAAGCTGGTCAGACTGTGGACGCATTGA